TCGCGATCTGGTCGCATAACCAATTAGTATCGAGATTCTCTAGTTTTGCAACCAGCTGCATTTCGGAAGTAACAATTTTTTTTCTAGCACTTTCAAGTTGTGTCATATATTCAGTCACGACGGAGCACACGCATGACCCAAAAATAGTATCGGAATTTAATCTGTGGTAATCTGCAACTATCTGTAACTAATAGTCTTAGCCTTCTTGATTTTTTTAACCAAATCTCTTGCTGCTTGTTCAATATCTTCTGCAGAAACTACTGCAGAAACTACTGCAGCAATATCTGCACCTGCACGAATGACATCTGTAACGTTATTTTTATTTATTCCACCAATAGCGACTAGTGGAAGTTTAACCTTTCGTCTTACCTGCCGGATAAATGTTAATCCAAGTCCGGTTCCTGCGTCTGGTTTGGTTGACGTTGTATATATTGGGCTTAACCCGAGATAATCCGCACCGGATTTCTCCGCTTGTATCGCTTGCTCTAGATTGCTCACACTTACCCCTATAATTTTATCATACCCGAGTAGCTTTCGGGCAGTATCCACTGCCATATCGTCCTGACCGAGATGAACACCATCAGCATCAACCGCAAGAGCGATATCTACCCGGTCATTAATAATTAATAGCACATTATTCTCTCGAGTTATCCGCCGTAATCGCTTCCCTTGTTCGACTAACATTCTGGTTCCTGCTTCTTTATCCCGAAGCTGGATAATGGTCGCACCGCCAGCAATCGCTTGTTTTACCACGTTCACAATCGGTCGTCCTTTCGCTAATTTCTGGTCTGTAACTACATAGAGTTCACCGCTGGTAAGTTTTCCTTTTGGAAAGAGTAATATGATATTCTTTTCCAGCGTATATAATTGAAATCTAATTTGTTTAAAAATAGTGTAAACATGGGGATTTACCAGTTTACTGATTTCTTCGAGTACTCGGGTTGCTTCTTGCACCCGCCGGAAATTTGCGACTATTAATGACTCGAATCCCATTCGGTCACGCTCAAGTTCCGGCAACATTTTCTCACCCACATCGGAATCACTTTTTCGTCCAGCTAATAGGTTGTAATTTGTTGGATCTAAACGGTTGATAGTGTCTATCAGCTGGTGCCGGAATGATTTAAGCTGTTCGGTATATTCTTGGGAATCGAATACAAACCGACAGATATCTTCTATGACCCGCAACCCTTCAGCTGCACGGTTGCAATTCGCATCCAGGATTCGATTAATACTATTACGATTCATATAGTTTGATAAACCAATTCAACCAGACAGATAAAAACCTGATAATCTGATAGCTTCTATTATTAGATTTATTTGGCAATGTTCAATATTCTGACTTTCGGAGTTGTATTAGAATTACGTTCTAATCGAGACCTCTTCAGAGGGGATATCGGTTGATTCGCGAGTTAACTGGGCGAGTTCGCTACTTAACGTAACGACGAGCGCATCAAGTTTTTTTAATCGTTCCTGCAGTTCTTCTAAGTGTTTTATCGCTTGTGGAATCAGTTCCGACCGAAGTTGTTCTCGTTCTTCTCGAACTTTTGTCAACTCCTGCCGCAGGCTTTCTGCGAGGGTATTTTCGAGATTTAATTTCGCTTCTTTCAATTCGAGCGCTAAATCGCTGGTTGTTCGTTCTAAATCGCGCAACTGTTCTTTAGCTAATTCCAGCTCTTTTTCCACTTCTAACAACGCAATCTGCGCCGCAGCATCTGCATTATTACTTGATACTTTCGATAAATATTCTTCCCGTTTCCGTTCCAGACCGGTTATCCCGGTTTTTAATTCTTTAATTTGCTTTTTATTACTGCTAATATTTTCTTTAAGTTTTTTGATTTTTTGTTCCAAGTCGGTAATCATAAAGTGGTAATGAGAGCGTTATAGGTAACGGAATTATTTCGCTATGTACTCGAAATGATAGTAAATATCATAGCAATCGAAGGTAGGCTTCGTCAAGCGAGTTGAATCTCGAAGAATCTATAAGAAACCAGTTCGATTGCAATCGAACTGGTTTTCTTATGTTACGATACGGTATGAGTTTTAACCTTACCTACCCGCATTTGGAGAACCCACACGCTCGGCAAATAATACATCCTTCCTGATACTCAAGGAGCATACCACATTCCGGACATTGGGGACAAATGCCAACTAACGTTTTCTGCACTGTTTCTTTCTTTACTGGTTCAACGGTAACCGGATGATTTCGTTCAAGATAATGCTGCATAGCTTTGCCGATAGCATCCGCACAGGAAAGAGTAACACTTCCATTCTCCCAGAACGGTAACGGACATCGAATACCTTTCAGATGTTTAATAATGAGTTCAGGGTCAACCCCGGCTTGCAGGGCTAATGAAATCAATCTACCAGTCGCTTCTGACTGTGATGCCATACATCCACCGGATTTGCCCATCGCCGTGAATACTTCACAGAGCCCGTGTTCGTCTTCATTGACAGTAACATAGAGATTACCACAGCCGGTTTTGATTTTTTCGGTAAACCCCCGACTTATTGACGGACGCGGTCGCGGCGTTACCCGATGTTTTCGTATCGAAGTTGAGTCATTCTGTTTCCCGATATTAATAACTTGTTCTTCTCGACTTCCATGCCGATAAACGGTTACCCCTTTGCATCCAAGTTCATACGCCAGCCAATATACTTTTGCAACATCATCTGGAGTAGCGCTATTGGGAAAGTTAACCGTTTTACTCACCGCATTATCGACATACTTCTGAAACGCTGCTTGCATTTTCAAATGCCACTCCGGAGCGATATCGTGTGCAGTAACAAAAATTTTCTTTACATCATCCGGAACCTCTGCTATTCCTTGGACTGAACCGAGTTCGGCGATTTTCTGCATCAACGCTTCGGAGTAGAACCCGCGTTTTTTAGCAATATTTTCAAACAGCGGATTCACTTCGGTTAAGTCAACGTTGCCCAACCCGGTTTTACGGATATACGATATTGCAAATAACGGTTCTATCCCACTCGAACACCCAGCAATAATTCCTATACTTCCGGTTGGTGCAATGGTCGTGGTTGTCGCGTTCCGTAATTTTTTCGCTCCTGGTTTATCGTAGATACTTCCTTTGAAATTCGGGAATGCACCTCGTTCTTTTGCTAGTTCCTGTGACGTTTTTTTCGCTTCTTTTGCAATAAATGACATGATTTCTTCAGCTAGTTTTAATGCCGTATCAGAATTATATGGAACTGATAATTGAATTAACATATCGGCAAACCCCATAACTCCAAGCCCGATTTTCCGATTCCCTTTTGTCATTTGTTCAATCATTGGGATTGGGTACCGATTGATGTCAATAACATTATCTAAAAATCGAACCGCAAGATGAACTACAGACTTTAGTTTGTTCCAGTCAATGCTTACGGTATCTTTAGATACTTTCAACATTTTCGCTAAATTAATCGACCCAAGATTACAGGATTCATAGGGAAGCAACGGTTGTTCCCCGCACGGATTTGTACTCTCAATTTCACCAAGTTTTGGCGTCGGATTATCGCGGTTTAACCGGTCGAGAAAAACGATTCCCGGTTCTCCATTTTTCCAAGCAAGATTAACAATCTGGTCGAAAACATCTTTTGCTTTTAACCTGGCTACAGGTAGTTTGGTTCGCGGATTGATTAATTCGTATTCTTCGTTCTTTTTCACTGCCTCCATAAATTTTTCGGTTATCCCAACCGAAATATTAAAATTATTTAATTTCGTTGAATCCTGTTTAGCGGTGATAAATTTCTGGATATCCGGATGGTCAACCCGCAGAATGCCCATATTCGCACCACGACGAGTTCCTCCTTGTTTAATAGCTTCAGTAGCCGCATTGAACACTTCCATAAACGAAATTGGACCGCTGGAAACACCATGGGTAGATTTAACCATATCTCCTGCTGGTCGCAGTCGGGAAAATGAAAACCCGGTTCCGCCACCGCTCTGATGAATCAATGCCGTATTTTTAATCGTTTCGAAAATACTCTCCATCGAATCATCAATCGGCAGAACGAAACAAGCGGAAAGTTGCCCTAGCGGTCGACCAGCATTCATCAGGGTAGGACTATTTGGCAAAAATTCGAGCGCGGTCATTATCCGATAAAATTCTTTTTCCAGTTGCTTAATTTCACGCGCTGACTTTTTATAATTTTTTTCTGCGCTAGCGATCGTCTTTGCTACCCGCTGAAACATCTCTTCAGGAGTTTCAATTGGTACTCCTTGGTCATTTTTTTGGAGATATCGCTTTTCTAAAACAATCTGAGCATTTTTTGATAAGGATAGCATAGGAAGAATAAAGCCGATTCTGAATTTCGAATTTCTCCTAAAGACAGCAGAAACACCATTGGTTTTTTTAATAGTAGACAATAATAGCAATATAATTGCTGTTTGAAAATAAACTTAATTATTTACTACCGAAAAAAATCGTAATCCTAATATTTATGGTGTATCGTTTGCTCTATCTTAAAGGAGGGAATCCAAAATTCAAAACGTTTTGTATATGGTTAATTAATTTGATTCTTACTTTCTATGTATTGTTTTCCCCAATCGCTTGGACGTTTCTTATGGAGAGCGTTTTCCCTATTACCATCGGCTCACTGCTGCTGAAAAATAAAACTACTACGTTATCATAGTTTAACGCTCTTTTTGTATCGAATGACTAGGAAAGGGGAACACAATATCTTGTGTACCCTAGTATTATACTCCACAATATATAGTTGTCAATAGTTTTTTTATATTTTTTTAAATATTTCTAAAATATCTTGATGGTAATACTTTTTCCTGCAATTGAACTCCGAATATTTTTTCGAACATTTCGAATGAAAACGCGACATCCAAATGAAGTTATATGGTAAAATTATAGCAGAAAAACATCTATCGAATTAATTCAATACTCATGATGATAAAGCTGCTTGTAGCAGAATTCGCCCGATGGATTTATTGGCATCCGTGGCGATTTTTTATTCAACTAATTCCGACTTCATGGAGTTATCGGTTAGCGGTTTTTGCTGGGCGATGCCATTATTGGTTTGCCATCGGTAAACGCCAACGGGTTCTGAATGGACTGAAATATTTTTTTCCCGATGCGAACGAATCAATATTACTTCGCATCGTTAAAAATACATTTAGAAATTATGCATTAAATTCGATAGAAATTTTTCTATATCCAAAATTAGATTCTAAAAAAATCAACCGTATGGTACATTATATCGGATTAGAAAAACTCGATGCTGCACTCCACCAGCATAGAGGTGTTATTCTAGCGCATGGTCATTTTGGAAATGAAGAATTTCTGATGCCAGCGATCGGGTATCAAGGATATAAACTCCATCAAATCGCTAGTCGGTGGAACCCACCGGCCGTCCAAGACACGTTTTACGGCAGAATAATCAACGCAATTCGAAATAGAGCGTTCCGATATCGAATCGGATATCGTGAACAATTACCGGTAACGTTCCATTACATTGATAAACCGTTACGTGGTGCCGTCCGTGCAATTCAGAACAATGAAGTGGTCTTGTTCGCTGCAGATGGTCGAGAATCGGAACAATGGCTTGAACTTGATTTCCTTGGCCAACGAGCTCGATTTTCTCCTGGGCTAGCGCGATTTGCAAAATTAACCGGCGCGATAGTGCTGCCAGTATTTCTCATTCGCGAAAAAGATTTTCGGCATCGGCTGATTATCGAAGACCAAATGGAAATGAACGATAAAGATGATACAACGATTATGAAGGAATATATTGCACGATTAGAGAAATATATTCGCCAGTATCCGTGTCATTATGCTAAAGTATATTGGATTGAACCTTCATTTTTTATTCAGCCATAGGATGTTACCATTTTTTTATGAAAATTCTCCTTGTTCAAGCACATACTGGTAGAAAAGATTTTGGACTAGTCTATCCGATAGGATTGGCATATTTAGCGGCAGCGCTAACCACACCACCAAACCAATATGAGGTGAAAATTTACGATCCTAATCTCGAGTCTGACCCATACGGGACATTGTCGGAAATCATTCTTTCATTCCATCCCGATATTGTTGGGATTTCGCAACGAAACATTGATACTACCAATCTCCGCGACTTATATGTGCATTGGAAAACATTACAACCTACCGTTCAGCTCATTCGTCGTTTGATTCCTGAAGCAATTACCGTCGTTGGCGGTTCCGGATTTTCACTGTTTGCAGAACAAATTATGCGCCAAGTTCCTGAAGTCGATTTTGGAGTATTCCGTGAAGCAGAAGAATCGTTTCCTGAATTGCTCGCGAATTTATCTGACCCTGAGAAAGTTCCCGGGATTTTTTACCGGAAGGATGGTAAAGTACTCTTTAGCGGCCCACGCGGACTACCCCAATTCGATGCACTTCCAATTCCGCGACATGATTTAACGCAAATAGAACGATATTTTGACCGTTTACCGGCAATCGGAGTGCAAAGTAAACGGGGTTGTCCGTTGAAATGTATCTATTGCAGTTATCCGCATTTAACCGGTATGGGAGTTCGACTCCGTTCACCACAATCTATTGTCGATGAAATTGAGTTGTTAATAAATCAATATCATGTTCCAACGTATACCTTTGTCGACGATATTTTTAATGTACCAAAAGAACATGCGGAAGCGATCTGCCAAGAGCTTATTTCGCGAAAACTACATTCGGTTCCCTGGTCAGCCTTTTTTGATATGAAAGATATGGACGAATCGTTTATTCGATTAGCGCTCAAAGCAGGATGTAATCATTTCTTTTTTTCACCAGACGCTATTACGGACACCGGATTAAATGTTCTCCAGAAAAATTTTACGGCGCAAGATATTCGAAGAACGGCAAAATTATGCCATCAAATTCCGGGCGTGCATTGTGGATATTCGTTCTTTTTAAATTATCCGGGGATAACGATTGGTGAATATTTACAAACGCTATGGTTTTTTCTAAAGGAAAATCTTTTGCTCGGACTACGCCGTAAAGGCGGAGTCCACGTCTCCTGGATTCGTATTGAACCGCATACTCGATTACACCAGATTGCTATTGAAGAAAAAATAATTTCGCCTACGGCTGATTTGTTACCTAAAACTGAATCAGAATTAAAATCGCTATTTTATATCAGTCCGAACTATAAACTGCTGAATTTTCTAACCAATCGCATGCTTGATATGATTGATTTAACCATAGGTAAACTAATAGGGAGAAAAGTTTAACATCCGATTA
This portion of the bacterium genome encodes:
- a CDS encoding cobalamin-dependent protein (Presence of a B(12) (cobalamin)-binding domain implies dependence on cobalamin itself, in one of its several forms, or in some unusual lineages, dependence on a cobalamin-like analog.), giving the protein MKILLVQAHTGRKDFGLVYPIGLAYLAAALTTPPNQYEVKIYDPNLESDPYGTLSEIILSFHPDIVGISQRNIDTTNLRDLYVHWKTLQPTVQLIRRLIPEAITVVGGSGFSLFAEQIMRQVPEVDFGVFREAEESFPELLANLSDPEKVPGIFYRKDGKVLFSGPRGLPQFDALPIPRHDLTQIERYFDRLPAIGVQSKRGCPLKCIYCSYPHLTGMGVRLRSPQSIVDEIELLINQYHVPTYTFVDDIFNVPKEHAEAICQELISRKLHSVPWSAFFDMKDMDESFIRLALKAGCNHFFFSPDAITDTGLNVLQKNFTAQDIRRTAKLCHQIPGVHCGYSFFLNYPGITIGEYLQTLWFFLKENLLLGLRRKGGVHVSWIRIEPHTRLHQIAIEEKIISPTADLLPKTESELKSLFYISPNYKLLNFLTNRMLDMIDLTIGKLIGRKV
- a CDS encoding thiamine phosphate synthase, producing MNRNSINRILDANCNRAAEGLRVIEDICRFVFDSQEYTEQLKSFRHQLIDTINRLDPTNYNLLAGRKSDSDVGEKMLPELERDRMGFESLIVANFRRVQEATRVLEEISKLVNPHVYTIFKQIRFQLYTLEKNIILLFPKGKLTSGELYVVTDQKLAKGRPIVNVVKQAIAGGATIIQLRDKEAGTRMLVEQGKRLRRITRENNVLLIINDRVDIALAVDADGVHLGQDDMAVDTARKLLGYDKIIGVSVSNLEQAIQAEKSGADYLGLSPIYTTSTKPDAGTGLGLTFIRQVRRKVKLPLVAIGGINKNNVTDVIRAGADIAAVVSAVVSAEDIEQAARDLVKKIKKAKTISYR
- a CDS encoding vitamin B12-dependent ribonucleotide reductase; this translates as MLSLSKNAQIVLEKRYLQKNDQGVPIETPEEMFQRVAKTIASAEKNYKKSAREIKQLEKEFYRIMTALEFLPNSPTLMNAGRPLGQLSACFVLPIDDSMESIFETIKNTALIHQSGGGTGFSFSRLRPAGDMVKSTHGVSSGPISFMEVFNAATEAIKQGGTRRGANMGILRVDHPDIQKFITAKQDSTKLNNFNISVGITEKFMEAVKKNEEYELINPRTKLPVARLKAKDVFDQIVNLAWKNGEPGIVFLDRLNRDNPTPKLGEIESTNPCGEQPLLPYESCNLGSINLAKMLKVSKDTVSIDWNKLKSVVHLAVRFLDNVIDINRYPIPMIEQMTKGNRKIGLGVMGFADMLIQLSVPYNSDTALKLAEEIMSFIAKEAKKTSQELAKERGAFPNFKGSIYDKPGAKKLRNATTTTIAPTGSIGIIAGCSSGIEPLFAISYIRKTGLGNVDLTEVNPLFENIAKKRGFYSEALMQKIAELGSVQGIAEVPDDVKKIFVTAHDIAPEWHLKMQAAFQKYVDNAVSKTVNFPNSATPDDVAKVYWLAYELGCKGVTVYRHGSREEQVINIGKQNDSTSIRKHRVTPRPRPSISRGFTEKIKTGCGNLYVTVNEDEHGLCEVFTAMGKSGGCMASQSEATGRLISLALQAGVDPELIIKHLKGIRCPLPFWENGSVTLSCADAIGKAMQHYLERNHPVTVEPVKKETVQKTLVGICPQCPECGMLLEYQEGCIICRACGFSKCG